The sequence below is a genomic window from Blastocatellia bacterium.
TGATCGAGCCGAGATTTTTGCGGATGGCTTCGCGGACGCGCTCCTTATGGCGCTCCTGATCGATATGCCCTTTGCGCTGTAATGACCAATCGTTGCGCTGAACCGACATAGACGCCCCTCACGAAACGGTCTGTCGGCGCCCCCGATGGGGCGTCGCGACAGACCCGAAGGTCACGGCGCGCACCGGAGACCATGCGCCCCTCACGCCCGTGACAGCAGCGACCCCACATAGTTGAGGAGTTCATTGGCGCAGACGTGGCAATATCCGTGCTCGCGGATGAGCCGGTCAATGACCTCGTTGAGCCGCCGCAGTTGATCGGGATCGGCGGTCTTGGTGGTCGTCGTGATTTTCACCACGTCTTTGAGATCGGCGAAGATCTTCTTCTCAATCGCCTCACGCAGCCGATCATGGGAGGTGTAGTCGAAGGCTTTGCCCTTCCGGGCATAACTGGAGATGCGAATGAGGATCTCCTGTCGGAAGGTGTTCTTGGCATTCTCGGAGATGCCGATTTGCTCCTCGATCGAGCGCATGAGCTTCTCATCGGGCTCCACTTCCTCTTCCGTGATGGGATCCTTGAGCTTCTCCTTATTGCAGTAGGCCTCGACGTTGTCGAGGTATTTTTCGCACAAGGTGCGGGCCATCTCCTCGAAGGAGTAGACGAACGCCCGTTGCACCTCGTTCTTGGCCAGGGTGTCGTATTCCTTGCGCACCATGGCCACGAGGTTGAGGTATTTCTCCTTGTCCTCCGCCGAGATGCCCGTATGTTGATCGAACCCATCGCGGATCGCCCGCAAGGCGTCAATCGGCGTGAGGCAGGTGACGCCATCCCGCACGATCGCGCTCGACAGCCGATTGATGATGTACCGCGGCGAGATGCCGTCCATTCCCTCGCGCTCGGCTTCCTCTCTCAGTTCCCGAATATCCTTGGCCTTGAAATCATCCACGTCCTGTCCGTCGTAGAGCTTCATCTTTTTGATGAGGTCAATATTCTGCTTCTTGGACGGCTGGAGTCGGGTGAGGACGGCGAACATCGCCGCCACGCGCAGCGTGTAGGGAGCGATGTGAACATTCCGGGGAGCTTCGCTCTGGTCGAGAAGCTTCTTGTAAATCTTCTCCTCGTCCGAGACGCGCAGGTTGTAGGGAACTTTGATCATGATGATGCGATCCTGCAGCGCCTCATTCTTCTTATTGGCCACGAAGGCATTGTATTCGTTCTCGTTGGTGTGGGAGATGATCACTTCATCGGCGTAGATCATGGCGAACCGTCCGGTCTTGATGGACTGTTCCTGCGAGAGCGTGAGCAGGGAGTAGAGGAACTTCTCATCGGTCTTGAGCATCTCGACGAACTCCATCAACCCCCGGTTGGCGATATTCAACTCGCCGTCGAAGCGATAGGCGCGCGGATCCGATTCGACGCCGACTTCGCCGATGGTCGAGAGGTCAACGGAGCCGGTCAGTTCGGTGATGTCCTGACTCTTGGGATCGGAGGGAGAGAAGGTCCCGATGCCGATGCGTTCCTTCTCGGAGAAGACGATGCGCTCGACCAGGACGTCTTCGTGCCGACCGTGGTAGACATGCTGGAGATTGTACTGACAGCGCGGGCAGAGATCGCCCTCGATATAGATGCCGTAGTGTCGTTCGATCTCCGGGCGGAGATCCTGCGGGATCAGATGCAGCGGTTCCTCGTGCATGGGGCAGCCCTTGATGGCGTAAACGGCTCCCTCATCGGTGCGGGTGTACTGTTCCAGTCCGCGTTTGAGCAGGGTGACGATGGTGGATTTCCCGCCTCCGACCGGTCCCATCAACAGCAGGATGCGCTTGCGCACCTCCAGTCGCTGAGCCGCCGACTTGAAGTATTCGACGATCTTCTCCAGCGATTCGTCAATGCCGAACAACTCCTTCGAGAAGAACTTGTAGCGGGTGATCTCGTTCGGCTGCCCCTCGTTGATTTTCTCCACGCCCGCCGCCAGTATCATATCCGAGATGCGCGCGTGAGCCAGCCGCGCCAGCTTGGGATTTTGCGTGACCAGCTCGAAATACTCCCGGAAATTTCCCTCCCATCGGAGCTTTTCGCGTTCGCGTCGGTGTTGCTCCAGAAGCCGTGCGATGTCGAGACTCCGGTTCTTCTCCTCCATACTCATGGTTTTACCTCGCCTCCTTCCGCTCCTCGCCGAGCGGATAGGCCCGATAAAAAAGACTCGGGCCGTGATAAAGATCAGGTTGTGGAAAGGTTGAATCAAAAAGATCGGCGCGATGCTGTTCGCGGCCGTCGCTCTGATCGTTTTCGCTGCGGCCGCGAACAGAGACGGTCAGTAGTATACAGAAACCGGCGGCGAGAATCAATCGGCGCTGTCCACAACGACGCGCGGTCGAATGAGTCTTTCCTCAGGAACGATCTCTCCGATAGCGATCAACCGATCGGCCTGATCAACGAGACGAACATACGTCGAACCGGAGGGTGTTTCTCGTCCTTCCGTGAGGGTCAGGGGCTGGCCGTGAACGATCCGCCGTTTCTGCGGGTCGGTGACCGTGACTGCGGGCATCTGGGGGAGCGCGCGACTCAGAGGACGAATCCACCCGGCGATCGTCCCATCCACCGCTTTCTGTTCGAGGACGTCCAGAGGGAGGGCGTCGTCCAGACGAAAGGGACCGACCGCCGTTCGGCGCAACGCGACGAGGTGACCGCCGCAGCCGAGCTTCTCCCCCAGCTCATGCGCCAGCGCACGAACATAAGTGCCCGCCGAGCATTTCACCCGCAGCGTGACCTCCGTTGTCCCATCGGGATTGACGACCAGGCGAGAGCCGTCGGTGGGAAGGATTTCGATCTCCCGGATCGTCACCGTGATGGGGTGCCGCGGGATCGTTTCGCCGCGCCGCGCCAGCTTGTAGAGCCGTCGTCCCTCTCGCTTCTTGGCCGAGAACATCGGCGGAATCTGCTGGATCGTGCCGCGAAACGTTTCGATCATTTTCTCGATCTCCTCGACGGACACTTGCTTAGATGTGACGAGGGGGGTCGTCGGTTTTCCCGTCGCGTCATATGTATCGGTGGCGAATCCCAGTCGAATGCGCGCGATGTACTCTTT
It includes:
- a CDS encoding protein prkA, which gives rise to MSMEEKNRSLDIARLLEQHRREREKLRWEGNFREYFELVTQNPKLARLAHARISDMILAAGVEKINEGQPNEITRYKFFSKELFGIDESLEKIVEYFKSAAQRLEVRKRILLLMGPVGGGKSTIVTLLKRGLEQYTRTDEGAVYAIKGCPMHEEPLHLIPQDLRPEIERHYGIYIEGDLCPRCQYNLQHVYHGRHEDVLVERIVFSEKERIGIGTFSPSDPKSQDITELTGSVDLSTIGEVGVESDPRAYRFDGELNIANRGLMEFVEMLKTDEKFLYSLLTLSQEQSIKTGRFAMIYADEVIISHTNENEYNAFVANKKNEALQDRIIMIKVPYNLRVSDEEKIYKKLLDQSEAPRNVHIAPYTLRVAAMFAVLTRLQPSKKQNIDLIKKMKLYDGQDVDDFKAKDIRELREEAEREGMDGISPRYIINRLSSAIVRDGVTCLTPIDALRAIRDGFDQHTGISAEDKEKYLNLVAMVRKEYDTLAKNEVQRAFVYSFEEMARTLCEKYLDNVEAYCNKEKLKDPITEEEVEPDEKLMRSIEEQIGISENAKNTFRQEILIRISSYARKGKAFDYTSHDRLREAIEKKIFADLKDVVKITTTTKTADPDQLRRLNEVIDRLIREHGYCHVCANELLNYVGSLLSRA
- the truB gene encoding tRNA pseudouridine(55) synthase TruB, which codes for MEWQGIIVVDKPRGLTSHDVVDRIRRVLGCRRVGHTGTLDPEATGVLVICLGKATRLQRFLAAHDKEYIARIRLGFATDTYDATGKPTTPLVTSKQVSVEEIEKMIETFRGTIQQIPPMFSAKKREGRRLYKLARRGETIPRHPITVTIREIEILPTDGSRLVVNPDGTTEVTLRVKCSAGTYVRALAHELGEKLGCGGHLVALRRTAVGPFRLDDALPLDVLEQKAVDGTIAGWIRPLSRALPQMPAVTVTDPQKRRIVHGQPLTLTEGRETPSGSTYVRLVDQADRLIAIGEIVPEERLIRPRVVVDSAD